A genomic region of Thunnus albacares chromosome 2, fThuAlb1.1, whole genome shotgun sequence contains the following coding sequences:
- the vamp5 gene encoding vesicle-associated membrane protein 5: MENGKSRLQQAQEDVEEVKVIMLDNLNKADERSTKLGELEDRADELLAKSKAFEKTANQVKQKKRWENKRMKVFIAIFVAVVILIILIVSIYLSVG; the protein is encoded by the exons GAGAATGGGAAGAGCCGCCTGCAGCAGGCCCAGGAGGatgtggaggaggtgaaggtCATTATGCTGGACAACCTGAACAAGGCTGATGAGAGATCTACTAAACTGGGTGAACTGGAGGACAGGGCTGATGAGCTGCTGGCAAAG AGTAAAGCCTTTGAAAAGACAGCCAACCAAGTGAAGCAAAAGAAAAGATGGGAGAACAAGAGGATGAAAGTGTTTATTGCCATCTTTGTAGCGGTTGTGATACTCATCATTCTCATAGTTTCGATCTATCTCAGTGTTGGATAG